ATTAGGCGAATTTCACttgattttacactgaaaaagttgctcatcaaccatcatcAGGCCAAAAGCGGTTGACCTCCGAATTCAACTTTTGCTGCACCGGATTACATTCCTCAGATTTTTAAAGCGGGGTTTACAAAATATGTTGTCTCTGTTAGCAACAAACAATTCCTGGCTGAAATTTAAATTACTATATCCTCCTTAACAGGGaataaatatctaaaaaattctAAGTTCGAAAATAATTAAGggaagaaaaaatgtacttttccCCCGCAACTCTTAGCATTACAATCCAGCCATGctgggaaaaacgccgtatattcGACCGTTTCCTCCAAAGAAATgcgtattttttaaagaaaactatgaatatttttccttgatattttcaggagctttaggagAAATCacgagcaaaattatccgaaaaattggaagaaaaatatttatatgttCACCCGAAGATTTgcgttttgtcaaaggaaatttgacgaaggttcatacggcgtttttccctgtCAAGGCAGTATCGTTAGAGTTGCATAATAGACTTAATGCACTTGATGTACTTAAAGGGTCAATGTAtgcattttatttattgttCTTCAGTACTTACGGCATAATCCCACGATAGCATAATGCGCCCTCTTAAGATATGAAATGCGTCTTGGGGTTAAATAACGATAATCCATGCACTAAGCCGACGTTAAGTGTTTCGTACCAAGATTTGCTGAGCCGATTTTAGAACTCATGGAAAGTCACAGAACCCTTTTCGGAGAATGAAGGTCACCACATTATGGGTATAATATGGAATACCTCAATTTATGGACAATGAACTATTATAGATGACGCGGCGTGGATACGAAGATCCTATCTCAAAATTACGGTGTTTAAAGTATACATTCTGGGTTTACTTCTTCGAAAAAACAAGATATTGCATTTTcgcatgaaaattttaaaaagaagtttAAATATATTATAGAAAAAAGTCTTGCGACATTTaatgcatttaaaatttaaaattggagaCTTACAATCCATCCCGACTTTTCTGGACGATAGCGcagatttttcagttttgaaaatttaaaaaaagttatgttgcatgaaagtgagaaaaaggaaaatggcAATGCACTCATACCTTATTGATCTCATCTTAATTGgtctttcaataattttacgcaATAAAATAGGAGGAAATTGCTAAGAGGAGAAGGAAAATTGAAGAATGCACTGAAAATGCCTCGCTCGTGCTCAGTACCAGCCCTGAGTGAGGCCTCATGCGAATACATCTGCTACTTTTTGAGTTTGAAAAAACCTTGTCCCTGCAACATATTGAACAAGCAATGGAATGTTCTTATCACATCCGTAACCAAATCAAATCTAATTCTGACTTTCCTCATTACATGCATATAAGTATATGTTTACTCTGTGTTGTTGTACCATAAGCATTCATTTTCAAGCTGCAACTCCTATAAATTGTGGAAACTCAGGCTCAACTGGATGTATATTTATGCTAGAAGAAACTGTgtgaaaatgaataaagaaTAGGAACAACAGCGAAAACATTGTGCATGAAGTTACCATGCTTGTTACTTAGTTCTTTTTTAGTTTATTCAATTATGCAcgtggttccttttagcataacgATGATCAATAGGTCGCTATcaagttttagaaattttaatttttttcagtcttaATTACTTTAAGTCAGGTTAAGCTTTAGTGAGGTAACGTTTTAAAGTAGTGCGTAGCTTATAATAGCTACTTGTAGTTACATAATTAACAAAGTTGATCGGACGCCCGACTTTTCTTTGCATCATCGAGTGAGCGCTGATTTAAAGTAAGTAGACCTAGAGTTccatttcaatttaattttccgAGTGATCTCTGTTCAGACAGTAAGtcggaattttttagccaatgtgCGTTGAATaaccagaaaactggaaatttcaacACAGAGGGAAACAGCTCATTTGAgaacaattttccctcaaagagatacgctgtttggtgcaacactagttacgaccattAGTTGAGATCTCCAGTTTTCTggttttttaacgcacgttggctaaaaaattccaacttactgtcttacgactCGTGCATCtgccgcaatcagtttgtgatcTCTGTTTAGATTCAGCTCataatttcatagtttttctctctttgttcCGCACTTGACTTTGACTACTTGCCgtcaattacttttttttccttttgtccATACATGCAAAGACCTCGTTTTCACCTAATTTCAGCAAGAAGTTCTACTTGAAAAAGTACTCACGATTGCTCAAATCTAGCACACGCTTTTATATTAAAGGCTCTTGAACTGTATACGGATCCACTTACCCTAGTTCCTCAGAACTTAGACGATGTTTATTTGTTTCTGCCTGTTGGTATAAATAGCTGCAGAATATACTTGCCGTCGTATGGTCAATCGATCTCACGGAgagtaattggacgtatttctgtcaaacggaaccgtgcattatgacgtgagccctgttatgcatatattctcatgggtctcagggctcataccttaatgcacatagttccgtttggcagaaatacgtccaattgagataataaaactttcattatttctCAGATCTCTAAATCAAAACAGTCAAACAGAGGCACTGAGCATGGAGCTTTTCCTTACCCAATATTCAGATCAGAATTTCCACTACGAGTGTGCACAAACATGCTTGACGGCATTTCACATCCAACATGTTTGGTACAAATTTCCTCCCATTCTGTGCCAATGTTAACCAGTACCGCGATGGTTTCATCTTCCAGTGACctaaattcaataaaaaaaagaattagtTTGAGATAATTAAGATGAGTTATGACCGTCGACGGAATAGACCTTGacccacaaaaattcaaaatcaaattatcGATTCCAACACCCTGATGCGTGTACTACAAAATTTCCGGacaaaaaacgcccaaaaatgtcaaatcaaACTGAAGTTTCGGCGGTTTGAAGTTTCCAGCATTTTGATCTACTCTGTTCAGGGAATGAAACCGGCTTAAAATGTTACTTTACGGCATGCTTTTGGCACAATAATGAACTGCCGATACCGCTGGCAAATTATTTCTTAGGACACTTACAGagagttggactacatttcccAACTACTACTAgctcatttcaaaaacaacatatgttcaattagtttccctgtgtGGATAAGTGCCATTAGatataagccagaaattgtatttataccaaaaaaaaattgaattttttaaagagctgTTGGATTGGCACTTGCCTCGTAAACATGTAGACCCAAGTTCTGATAATGTGTGTGTGAAAGTCACCGTGTGTCATAATAGGAGTCTTTCGCAGAGCTGCGAGCCGTTTGAATGTATTCAGGTGACTGTTCGGATCCCGTTTTTGAACATTGACATTTGTTCGCCAGAAATTTGGATGCACAGGCAACCAAGGCTTCTTTCCTGTCGTAAAACCTaaagaaatgatgtcaaaacCATGTTCAACAGAGCCAAGGGGAAGATCAAGTATGTGCGAGTATTACTGAATTAATGTTCTTCATTTCTCTATTTAGCAATGTTTAAGTGCTATGCGAAATTAACCATCTCCTAGATAATTCGATAGTAATTTTCTCGATATTATTCACGAATATTTGAAACGACGAGAGTATCATAACATTATTTCATCTCTGTATAATTTACAGTCTTGTCCTGACCCCAAGCTAGTATTGGTTTTGCAGTCTATCGGCTTGGTCGGCCGATACTTATTTGGTTTAATCTCTTTTATTTTTAGCCTAGTTCCCAAATAGCATGTAGTTCAACGATAATATTGAAATTAcatcgcaatttaatttcaataaaattgtaatttgtttaccattaaattgcaatatttctaCATCATTTAGTGGAttaatgccgattttaaacaatgcCAGAAGGATAGGCAATACGTGAtgtgataaaaaattgcaacttatttcaattttattgcaataagtttcattaatggggccccttcaaataggagctaggcaacatacacaataCTCAgtggaatttcaatttttttacaatgtaaTTGCTTCATATTGCAATTTGCGATTCTTGAGTTTTCggctttttccaatttttttagttcTATTTTCACGTTGAGTAAGCTTAGTACCAAAGTCAAGAGGCTGACATTTTACCAACGTTTTTCGTGTCATCCCAAGTGCTGTGCAACAATTTTCTCTCGCttcaaacttgatttttctaacaaaattaacaactttttttcgaatttcgagtaAGGCACGTCATAGGTCACATGAGAATACGGCAGGATCGTGGCGAGATATTTTAAATCAACAGTTGACAGCTACTTGGTTCATTAACCGTACTAGAGAACAAAGCAGCAGTGTAAACAAtccacttttaaattttttcttcttcttttttaaattacgCTGTCGCAAAAAGTGGTATGAAACATTAGTTTCCATCGGAATTTTCCGCTTGCTTCTCGTCATTTCTTAGATAGAAGTGAAAAGTCGATGCAACCAGGTTAACTACCTCTAAGGATGTGTACACTCGTTGACTTTGAATTTTACCTGCGTTTTCGGTGTCGTCCCAGAGCATAGGTCCCCTGTAGCCGTCCCTTCGGTCAACGCGACCAAGACCCCCGTTGAAATGATCCTGGCCCTGATCCCTGCGAAGTTTCAGGTCCTCCATTCCGAGCTCAGTCCCGTAGTACACACTCGCGAGTCCCGGCAGCAGCAGGACGATCATGTTCCACACGTCCACACTCTCGTCGAAAAGTCGTGAACTTGTTCTATGGTTGTCGTGGTTATCAAGCTGAAACAATGTTACGATACGTCACAgccacaaatggactgcattttgcaatttggacctataaattctggctcatctgaaaaaacactaacGTGCATAGGAGagttaatggcacatacattgtttttgaaccgagccggaatttatagttctagtAGTCCAAATAATAAGATCCGCTCAAACgccaagaaaataaaatgacaacTTAATTTTGAGAAAGGCTGCAAAAATACAGAGGATGTATCtgggaattttaattttttatttgaaaattcaggaaatttgctTCCCCAGATGTCTCAGAATAATGTGCAGTTTTGGTAGATTTAACCAAAACTTTGGTCGATCAACGAAGTCTTTTCGGTTGATCGGACCGaatgaaaattcttgaaaataacTTTATGAGCACGGCGATTGTTAACTGTGTCGACAAAGCTTGCATCATTCTAATGCAATTCTCGATCACTTACCACCCAATTGTAAGAGCTTCTCGGAAGGACATCTGCCTGCCAGTGAATGAGAAAATCCAGGACTGTCGTATTCCATTCTCTATCAGAGAACGTTAATTGGTAATAAAACGGAATTTGAGATCCAGGATGTGTCTCGTTTCCGAACCAATCCAGAAGACTGGGCGGTGGACTGTAAGTCTCAACAGCCAGTAATCTGCAACGtatgaaaatagtaaaaagttataaaaatgaTCTTGATCTGCCACATATTAGTTCATAATGCATTGCTGTACACAAAagaataaatggactacattttgtaataagaaTCTTCTACAattcggctcattttagaagcaacaATAGTTCAATAAGTTGCCCAATGCAGGTAAGTACCGTCaggtatgagccagaaatactaGTTCCTTGCTGCAAAATAAGGTCCGAAACTAAGCTTCGTCTAATTTATCCAAATAGACAAAAAATACCGCGTCATTTCTTTTGGGATTGTTCATTGAAGTATTACGTTAGCTACATAGGAGGGGGCTGGGATCTGAGCTTGCCCCGTAGGATCTTCcaagggagagggagaggggtcAAGTCTAGTCTTATCTActttgaaaaaggagaaaattataattttcatcagaaaattttctaGAAGTTGCGTAGGTTCCTTAAAAATTGTGAGGGGCGAGGTTAGAAGTCTGCCATTCTGTTATAGTGTTTTACGTGATACCTACTTGAACGTTTCCTAATTAGAGTACCTTTGAAAAGAGATTATGGACACTGGATCTCATAGAGAccttgagagaaaaaaaggggaaagggAGGATAAGATAAGTGTATACGCAATTCACCTGGAATGTCCATCTTTTTTAGCGTACTCATCCAGAATAGCCCTCCACTCCTTAATCAATAGAATGTTTTCGGGCTGATCCAAAGTGTAAATGCGAGCCTCCCGAGTACGACCCGGCGGCTCATCCATGAAATGCTCGGCTTCATATATACAGACTACTGCGTCCATGCGGAATCCATCCACCCCCAAATCCAGCCAATACCGCAGAACTtccttccaaaaattaaaaaggtacCTTACTATCATTTCAGTTCGAAGTTGGATGAAAAGGAAGACAGTGGTCTCTAGACTGCATctaataattgaaattaatagacgaaGCAGCatataaagaagacaaaagggaaatAGAGCTAACCGATTGGTGGGaacgggtagttgcaatggacaaagagaaTAAATAATATTCTCTTTTCTCATCTACACGTATAGTTTGAAATATCATACTCGTTTTATTTTGGCTTAGAggctcgattttttaatcaattacgaTGTTCTATACAGCTTAGCcggccaaatttggcaataaaatgtatttgttTACAGCTTTGTACTTTTAATTTCCATCACTCTCTCCCTCAGTCTATGAGTACCACCTGTTTCAATCACCAAAAGTATCGCTCCAATGTTCCTTTGCCTTTTTGTGTATCAGTTTGAATAATCAGGCCGCTGTCTATCTTtctcaaaattagaaaactCCGTGGGGGCCTCTCGTCTCGTGTTAATGTCACGGCGTAAAAGGCGGAAGGAGCTCTGAGTCTGCGTGATGAGACTAAATTGACACCaacgtctggatgcaactattcgtgtttgacgGATTTCCATATtgcatatccaaaaaattgaaagcgaaCTGGCTTTCCTCAATCTCATGACTAAAGTACAATAGGGCATGAGAGGCGGAGGGGTTCTGACCTTGCGCGATGAGACGAGATTGATGTTaggcgcctggatgcaactattcgtgttcggcggatgtctgtgttgcatattcaaaaaattgaaggcgaaatgagttTTCTTGAACTCACAATTCAAGCACACTAGGGCGTAAGAGGACCTTCGGCTATTCCTTAGTGGAACGGTTGCCATGAGTCCTTATTAGCAAAGGACGTGGTATGAGATCAGGggctttttattcttttgttatTTTCCAATGCCTCCAAAATAGCGAAATACAGTTGTATTAATACGATTCGCTTCATTTACCATGATGCGGTCATTTTTACACAGAAAAAGATCCAATTTTGAGTTGACTCAATTGATATTCTTTCTTAGTGATAGtatatcaacagtgaaactactAGATcacgtatcttggttgcggtgtttacaaatctccgctcccattttatttttctgaaaagaacaaataaatataatctattgaaattttcatagagttGTCTTCGCACAAAGAAGTAAAAAcaccaaagttttcaagaattgattttgagtagttttccatcgttcaaaaaataaagtttaaccggaagtcttcaacgtcgcaaaccgagatacaaagactggtagtttcgccgtcgatatggaTAGCAATCTAGGGAATATCTattattaaaaatgaagaaatctaATATTTAGACGCCCTAAACAATGGAATTGAATTAAATTAACTAACTCAATAAATCATTTAGCTGATTAAAAATTGCGTTGTACCTCCATTTCCTTTTTGACTTTAGGATTGCGGTAATTTAAGTCCGGTTGCTGCGGAGAGAATTGATGAAAGTAgtactgttttcttttttcactccATGACCAAGCAGTCGGAGCAAAAAAGcttttctgtaaaaacaaattttcgggTTATTGACAAATTTACTGAATGATGAGAGATCATACAAACAATCAGAGGCCTCCTTATTGACTCTCAAACTCTAAATCGATGGTTGAAGTctaaaaatgcatgtttcagATTGCAAAGTTTTTGATAGGCTTACAATTTACATTAAAGAAAAACCAACTGACAGTCTGTCAATGAAGatattttttgtaactttttcttgCTCATCCTGAAAAAGGcacacaaaattgcaagaaattaaattactgctccttgaagaaaattaaatatattaagAGGTTTTTAAAGGTTGCAATTGAGAAACACATTTTTCGCGCAGAGCCATCTATATTCTAAAGGAAAACACGTAAAAGCGACACCATACCTTCCTCTTTTACAcctttattaatttatttacgtTATTAGGTAGTCgaatgtttttttgaaaaaagagaaaaaaaatgtcgattcTTTTAAAACGAGGCGgactctttttaaaaatgtcttctATCAGTGTcacaaactttcattttttcctgataGGATGcataaaaatactcaaaataaaatgttgagCTCATAATCTAAAGATGGATTGATATCCGCTAATCTCTTGACTCACCCAGTTGTTCGGCACTGTTGTATGAGTATCATTGATGCGTTTTGGGTCCCTCCAAATGTAATAATCCGTGTAAGGCTCGACGCGTTGTTCGGAAAGTTTAAACCATTCATTTTGGTCACTTGAATGGTTTGGTACGAAGTCTACAATCAATttcatccctgttttaaaccgaAAAGGTTGACATTAGACGCGAGAGGAATATTAAAGATACAGCACATGTTTCACGGTGCAATAAATAAATCGAGGCCTGAAATTAAattagtgagaacgaaaacacaccaactcgaaaaaatgaaaataatcaagacacacacagaactgcatattaggtgaagaagttagtctaagaaaaatatttttggtgccta
This window of the Bemisia tabaci chromosome 3, PGI_BMITA_v3 genome carries:
- the LOC109031009 gene encoding probable maltase isoform X1 — protein: MTRVFGLLFVLAVVLSSSKGVENLTELEWWETTLLYQIYPLSFKDSNGDGHGDLNGIYEKLDYVKEIGVDAVWIQPFYKSPMFDMGYDISDYRDVDPLFGTIEDFKRLQKAIKARGMKLIVDFVPNHSSDQNEWFKLSEQRVEPYTDYYIWRDPKRINDTHTTVPNNWKSFFAPTAWSWSEKRKQYYFHQFSPQQPDLNYRNPKVKKEMEEVLRYWLDLGVDGFRMDAVVCIYEAEHFMDEPPGRTREARIYTLDQPENILLIKEWRAILDEYAKKDGHSRLLAVETYSPPPSLLDWFGNETHPGSQIPFYYQLTFSDREWNTTVLDFLIHWQADVLPRSSYNWVLDNHDNHRTSSRLFDESVDVWNMIVLLLPGLASVYYGTELGMEDLKLRRDQGQDHFNGGLGRVDRRDGYRGPMLWDDTENAGFTTGKKPWLPVHPNFWRTNVNVQKRDPNSHLNTFKRLAALRKTPIMTHGDFHTHIIRTWVYMFTRSLEDETIAVLVNIGTEWEEICTKHVGCEMPSSMFVHTRSGNSDLNIGDKVFSNSKSSRCIRMRPHSGLVLSTSEAFSVHSSIFLLLLAISSYFIA
- the LOC109031009 gene encoding probable maltase isoform X2, translating into MTRVFGLLFVLAVVLSSSKGVENLTELEWWETTLLYQIYPLSFKDSNGDGHGDLNGIYEKLDYVKEIGVDAVWIQPFYKSPMFDMGYDISDYRDVDPLFGTIEDFKRLQKAIKARGMKLIVDFVPNHSSDQNEWFKLSEQRVEPYTDYYIWRDPKRINDTHTTVPNNWKSFFAPTAWSWSEKRKQYYFHQFSPQQPDLNYRNPKVKKEMEEVLRYWLDLGVDGFRMDAVVCIYEAEHFMDEPPGRTREARIYTLDQPENILLIKEWRAILDEYAKKDGHSRLLAVETYSPPPSLLDWFGNETHPGSQIPFYYQLTFSDREWNTTVLDFLIHWQADVLPRSSYNWVLDNHDNHRTSSRLFDESVDVWNMIVLLLPGLASVYYGTELGMEDLKLRRDQGQDHFNGGLGRVDRRDGYRGPMLWDDTENAGHWKMKPSRYWLTLAQNGRKFVPNMLDVKCRQACLCTLVVEILI